aAACACGGAGCGGGGGTGGTGGCTGAGCATAGCGGCTGAGCTGACTAGGCATCATTTTCAACTATGTTGGTGAATATGACCTGACCAGCTCATACCAGCGCCACAAGAGCTTCTTGGTGAAAGCACTGCCAAGAAGAGGACTAATTACTGTTAAAATGTGGCATAGACACGAGTTGATCCCCGTGTCTATCTATATCGTGCACCAAATAGGGGAATGATACTCTGGCCTGAAATGTGGGATAGAGACAAGGGATTCCGGTCCTGGGTGCCGACGGATTTGAAACGCCAAAGTCTAACTGGGACATTGGCGTTGTTAATATGATTCGAGTGGAGAGGTTGATCAGATGAGGCACTGTTTTATAGAGCAGGGACATGAAACAACTCCGGGATGCCGTTTCAGAGCACACACCATGTTGTTGGTTCATGAACTGTTGGCCAGGAGTGTATGATCTGCAGAAGCTCACATCTTGTATTTAATAGAAGCAGATGAACCATGGGTAATACATCTGATGGAAGCGAGAACGGGCCCTTTGTGTAAGTGATAATGCAAATACCCCATCCTTTTCGCAGCCAAAGTAAATGCATGGTTCCATCAAACCCTCATCCAATTTTTCTGGCTTGGATGGGAAAATAAAAATGGGAGAAAGTGTAGAGACCAAATCACGGGATAGTTTCTCCCCATGTGTTGCTTTTGAATTGCTGATTTCTCCGTGGCCAGCTATCAATGCGGCGTTTCAGGTCCTCCCCAGGTGTTGCAAGTTAAGCACACCGCCAATCGTTCCACTCAGAGTCTAGAATTGATAGGGCAACTTAGGGGATGGTTTTCAAATGGTATAGAACGCCCACACCCTAGCTGCTCTAGCAGTGCTGATTTGCGATAGATGGGTCGGCCTATTATCTTTGTGGCTCATAGTCTCAGTGGCCTCGTAGTTGAGGACGTGAGTATATACTAGACATTTGGAACTACAGCTAATGATTGACCACCGACAAAAGGGCTTACTTCACTCTAAAAACAGCGCCCAACTACATCTCCAAGATATCTCTAAATCTACCATCGGCATTGCCTTTTTGGGCACACCACACCTTGGTGCTGACCTAGCAAGATGGGCTGACCTACTCAAAGGATTCAAGGTAGTCCTTCAAGACTTTAACTCTAACATTGTCGACGTTCTTAGGCCCGAGTCAGAGGTTCTGGCGAGGATACAGGGCGACTTCCACACGATGCTACGAGTGTGGAAGGACCAGAATAACCGCGACCTCAATATCACCTGCTTCTATGAAGAATTGGGTTATCGCAATATCAGGCCTGTAAGTCATCACCTGATTACAGTTCAATGAAGTGGAATAATAGCCTTCAGATCGTTCCGATGCACTCAGCAATATTACCCGCCTATAACTCAATCGGGATTCGCCAAAATCACGTTACGATGACAAAGTTTGAGTCAAAAAACGACGCAGGCTTTCAATCTGTGTCAAGCGAGTTATGGATGTGGGTTGCGATGATAAGGGGAGGAAACACACGGGACGTGCCGCAAGCAAGCATTCAAGATCTACCGGAACAGTCAAATCGAGAGGTAAGGTTAAGAGAAGATTAATGAACCCATACTATTAACTCGCAGTGAAATAGTTCTGACGGAAATTTCAAGAATCGAACCGTTATTCAAGGACATAACACGATCGAACACCCCACCCAGAGCGGCGATGGGACGGTTTTCCCAGGGAAACAATATTGCTTCGGGAAGAGACGTGATGTTTAACTTTGGATAAAGCTGTGGCCATATAGAGCAATATCAGACGTGTAATTCGGGTCAGGGTTAGGCAGTCACGCCGATAAGCGGGCAAGGGCAAAGTAATTAGTCACAAAGGTGGAAGGAAAGGAGACCTGTACAGGTCTCTGGAAGGAAAGAGAGCACAGGTGACTAGTGACGGCAATAAAGACTCCGCGTTCAAGGAACGTCTTGGCTTCTCTCCTAACCTCGGCTGTGTCGTAGAACGATTCCTGACATTTGATAATAGTCGACGAAATCAGTTACGATCTAGACGAGTCCCGTTGGGCGTATTATTATCCCGACCACTCCTCTCTAAACCTTGATCAGCTCATATTATCCGGTCGGGCCAAGACTCAGCTACCCCTCCCAAATTTCTCCTTGCGGGACCTCTTTACTGCTGCACACAGCGCCAACGCTCCAAAAAGGGCTATACGTAATCGGCCTATACTCCCCCTCTGAGATGGATGTTACCCTTGCTATTGACTTTGTTTCTCCAGAACGTGTGCTTCCTATCCACGCGACCACCCTCTCTCAAGCTCATCGCGTGACCATACCTCGGGCCCACTCAAAGGAGATACTGATCCGCACTCACGGACACATGACTACCGGGACGACTTCCCAAATAGTTCTCGAGCCGAGACAGAGATCACTTACACCGCCGATCGGCCCCCACGTATAGTTAGCCATATAACTACAACCGAATGTCGCTAGACCGAGTGGCCCGGCGCTTTCATCTCTGGCATCTCCCTTGGTGAGAAGACTGGTCGCCTTGAATTACGGTGCGCTGGCGATAGAAGAACCAACTATGGGGATCCGAAGCCTGATTTGCGGCTTGCTCTATCTGACGGAAGTAGGGTCGGCAACTCCCACACAGAAAAGAGCTGCAACAGCGGATGGATACTATGTCACTCCGTATTATCCTGCCCCCTTCGGCGGCTGGGTAGGTGAGTGGGCAAAGAGctacgacaaggccaagaagctcgtcGACTCAATGACCCTGGCTGAGAAGACAAACATCACCGCCGGAAGTGGCTTGTTCATGGGTATGAACCCTCTCCTTGAAGTGGCCCGATACTCCAGTTAACCAGAATGCAGGGTACGTTTGAACATTTACAAGTTGAAAGACCCCATACTGACTGGGCAAGACCCTGCAATGGAAACACAGGTTCTGCTGATCGAGTTGGGTTTCCTCAACTCTGTCTCAACGATGCCGCCAACGGCATCCGCCTTACTGACAACGTAACCGTATTCCCTGACGGGATAACTGCTGGTGCAACTTTTGACAAGAAGTTGCTGTACGAGCGTGGTGCCGCCATCGGGAAGGAGGCTCGCGGGAAAGGCGTCAACATCTGGCTAGGTCCCTCAGTCGGCCCTATCGGCCGGAAGCCGAAAGGTGGTCGGAACTGGGAAGGTTTTGGAGCAGATCCCGCGCTGCAGGCTATCGGTGCCCGTGAGACGATCAAAGGTgtccaaggacaaggtgTAATTGCTACTATCAAGCACCTCATCGGGAACGAGCAGGAGATGTATCGTCGGCAGACGACCGATTTCGTTTCTCCGGCATACTCAGCAAACATTGGTATGTTGACATCCTATTATTGCTGACACAAGTACTGATGCAAAGTCTCAGATGATCGAACACTTCATGAAGTTTATCTTTGGCCTTTTGCTGAGGCTGTCCGCGCGGGGGTCGGAGCTGCAATGACGGCATACAATCGAGTAAGTTGCTCCATCTTGAGAACTGGTTCATGCGTGGCTCACAAACCAACTTCAAGGTCAACGGCACCATGTCCAGCGAGCACTCGTACCTGATCAATGCCCTTCTAAAAGACGAACTGGGCTTTCAAGGCTTCGTCATGACCGACTGGCTGTCCCAAATCACCGGCGTCCACTCAGCCCTCGCAGGCATGGACATGAGCATGCCCGGTGATCCCATAATTCCACTGCTTGGGAACTCCTTGTGGATGTACGAGCTCACCCGGGCGACCCTCAATGGTTCAGTTCCTATGAGCAGACTCAACGACATGGCGACTCGCATCGTCGCAGCCTGGTATCAGTTTGGACAAGACGACGGTTTTCCAAAAGTCAACTTTGATACCAACACAAAGACTGCTGTTGGTCCGCTGTATCCTGGAGCTTGGCCGAACTCCCCCAGCGGAGTGGTCAATCGATATGTCCAGGTCCAGGAAGACCATGACGTGATCGCAAGGGAGATTGCCCAAGACGCCATCACCCTTCTCAAGAACGAGCATAAGCTGCTGCCTCTCTCTATCAACAGCCCATTGAAGATCTTTGGCACCGGAGCTCAGGTTAACCCCGATGGCCCGAACGCCTGTGTCGACCGCAGCTGCAACAAGGGCACATTGGGCCAAGGTTGGGGATCCGGCACCGTCGATTACATGTATCTCGACGACCCCATTGGTGCAATCAaggaggaagccaaggatGTCACCTTTTATAACACTGACAAGTTCCCGTCGGTCCCAAATCCTACCGACAAGGATGTCGCGGTCGTCTTCATTACATCTGATTCCGGCGAGAACCAATACGAGGTTGAAGGAAACCATGGCGACCGGGATGCGTCGCGTCTGAATCCATGGCACGGCGGAAACGACCTTGTCAAGGCTGCAGCAGCCAAGTACAAGAACGTTATCGTCGTGGCACACACCGTTGGTCCCCTGGTTCTTGAGGAATGGATCGATCTCCCATCCGTCAAGTCGGTTCTTATTGCACATCTGCCAGGCCAGGAAGCAGGAAAGTCTCTTACCAACGTTCTGTTTGGACATGTCTCCCCGAGTGGACACTTGCCATATAGCATCACTTATGCCGAAGACGACATGCCAGCAAGCGTCGTGAAACTGATCGACTCTGGCTTCAGGGACCCACCGCAGGATACTTACTCGGAGGGTCTATACATCGACTACCGTTGGCTTAACAAGGAGAAGACTCGTCCTCGTTATGCCTTTGGCCATGGTCTCAGCTACACCAGCTTCTCATACACCAAAGCCACCATTGAAAAGGTCACTCAACTATCCAAGTACCCGCCAACCCGTCCGGCAAAAGGAAAGATGTTGGACTACTCACAGGATATCCCCGACTACCGAGAAGCTATTAAGCCAAGTAGTTTCAAAACTGTCTGGCGCTACCTCTACTCTTGGCTTTCCGAGTCAGACGCCAAAAAGGCAGCCGAGAGAGCCACGACAACCAAGTTCAACTACCCCGACGGCTACACGAACGTGCAAAAGACTGCATCTCCCCGTTCAGGCGGCGCTGAAGGCGGCAACCCTGCTCTCTGGGATGAAGCATACCGCCtctccgtcgtcgtcaccaaTGAGGGTGCAGACTTTGCTGGCAAGGCATCACTGCAGGCCTATGTCCAATTCCCGAATGGAAT
The window above is part of the Fusarium falciforme chromosome 3, complete sequence genome. Proteins encoded here:
- a CDS encoding Beta-glucosidase, which codes for MGIRSLICGLLYLTEVGSATPTQKRAATADGYYVTPYYPAPFGGWVGEWAKSYDKAKKLVDSMTLAEKTNITAGSGLFMVNQNAGPCNGNTGSADRVGFPQLCLNDAANGIRLTDNVTVFPDGITAGATFDKKLLYERGAAIGKEARGKGVNIWLGPSVGPIGRKPKGGRNWEGFGADPALQAIGARETIKGVQGQGVIATIKHLIGNEQEMYRRQTTDFVSPAYSANIDDRTLHEVYLWPFAEAVRAGVGAAMTAYNRVNGTMSSEHSYLINALLKDELGFQGFVMTDWLSQITGVHSALAGMDMSMPGDPIIPLLGNSLWMYELTRATLNGSVPMSRLNDMATRIVAAWYQFGQDDGFPKVNFDTNTKTAVGPLYPGAWPNSPSGVVNRYVQVQEDHDVIAREIAQDAITLLKNEHKLLPLSINSPLKIFGTGAQVNPDGPNACVDRSCNKGTLGQGWGSGTVDYMYLDDPIGAIKEEAKDVTFYNTDKFPSVPNPTDKDVAVVFITSDSGENQYEVEGNHGDRDASRLNPWHGGNDLVKAAAAKYKNVIVVAHTVGPLVLEEWIDLPSVKSVLIAHLPGQEAGKSLTNVLFGHVSPSGHLPYSITYAEDDMPASVVKLIDSGFRDPPQDTYSEGLYIDYRWLNKEKTRPRYAFGHGLSYTSFSYTKATIEKVTQLSKYPPTRPAKGKMLDYSQDIPDYREAIKPSSFKTVWRYLYSWLSESDAKKAAERATTTKFNYPDGYTNVQKTASPRSGGAEGGNPALWDEAYRLSVVVTNEGADFAGKASLQAYVQFPNGISYDTPVIQLRDFEKTRELAPGESEKLEVVLTRKDVSVWDAETQDWVIPEVDGEYRIWLGGSSDDLGVVCFADKLTCEESADGPVSYKD